Proteins from one Streptomyces sp. NBC_00289 genomic window:
- a CDS encoding glutamate--cysteine ligase, with the protein MGEKVVAGPFDLSDRQRYRDKLRHNLTGLERLLAEKRFDRPQNLMGLEIELNLTGEDGMPKMLNGQVLERIASRDFQTELAMFNLEVNIAPHRLGGRVFDQLAEELRTSLAYADRKAGEVDAGIVMIGILPTLDRDDLVSSNLSDVDRYALLNEQIVAARGEDFVLDIDGVEHLTCTSKSIAPEAACTSVQLHLQVTPGRFAAVWNAAQAVAAAQVAVGANSPFLFGRELWRESRPPLFQQSTDTRPPELQAQGVRPRTWFGERWITSAYDLFEENLRYFPALLPICDDEDPLAVLDGGGVPNLSELVLHNGTIYRWNRPVYGIADGVPHLRVENRVLPAGPTITDVIANAAFYYGLVRALAEESRPVWSRLPFEAAAANFDEACRHGIDARLTWPRRGRYGGTAEYDAVSLVRDELLPLAAAGLDAWGVEPADRDLYLGVIEERCRRRTNGATWQAATFHRALEGGLSRDEALAATTRRYRELMHVGEPVHTWPVGLREPAPLG; encoded by the coding sequence ATGGGCGAGAAGGTCGTGGCAGGGCCGTTCGACCTGTCCGATCGCCAGCGCTACCGCGACAAGCTCCGGCACAACCTGACGGGGCTGGAGCGACTCCTGGCCGAGAAGCGGTTCGATCGCCCACAGAACCTCATGGGGCTGGAGATCGAATTGAATCTCACGGGCGAAGACGGCATGCCGAAAATGCTCAACGGGCAGGTTCTGGAACGCATCGCAAGTCGAGATTTCCAAACAGAACTCGCCATGTTCAACCTGGAAGTCAACATAGCCCCACATCGATTGGGGGGCCGTGTATTCGACCAACTAGCCGAGGAACTCCGAACCTCTCTGGCATATGCCGACCGGAAGGCGGGGGAAGTCGACGCGGGAATCGTGATGATCGGCATCCTGCCGACCCTCGACCGTGACGACCTGGTGTCCTCCAACCTCTCCGACGTCGACCGCTACGCCCTGCTCAACGAACAGATCGTGGCCGCCAGGGGCGAGGACTTCGTGCTCGACATCGACGGTGTGGAGCACCTCACCTGCACCTCGAAGTCCATCGCGCCGGAGGCCGCCTGCACCTCCGTGCAGCTGCACCTGCAGGTCACGCCCGGCCGCTTCGCCGCCGTCTGGAACGCCGCACAGGCCGTCGCCGCCGCCCAGGTCGCCGTCGGCGCCAACTCCCCCTTCCTGTTCGGCCGGGAACTGTGGCGCGAGTCGAGGCCCCCGCTGTTCCAGCAGTCCACCGACACCCGGCCGCCCGAGCTCCAGGCCCAGGGCGTACGGCCGCGCACCTGGTTCGGAGAGCGGTGGATCACCTCGGCGTACGACCTGTTCGAGGAGAACCTCCGCTACTTCCCGGCCCTCCTGCCGATCTGTGACGACGAGGACCCGCTCGCGGTGCTGGACGGCGGCGGTGTCCCGAATCTCTCCGAACTCGTCCTGCACAACGGCACCATCTACCGCTGGAACCGACCCGTCTACGGCATCGCGGACGGCGTCCCCCACCTGCGCGTCGAGAACCGCGTGCTGCCCGCCGGCCCCACCATCACCGACGTCATCGCCAACGCGGCCTTCTACTACGGCCTCGTCCGTGCCCTCGCCGAGGAGTCGCGCCCGGTGTGGAGCAGGCTGCCGTTCGAGGCCGCCGCGGCCAACTTCGACGAAGCGTGCCGGCACGGCATCGACGCCCGACTGACCTGGCCCCGGCGCGGCCGGTACGGCGGCACGGCCGAGTACGACGCCGTCAGCCTCGTACGCGACGAACTGCTGCCGCTGGCCGCGGCCGGTCTCGACGCGTGGGGGGTCGAGCCCGCCGACCGTGACCTGTACCTCGGCGTGATCGAGGAGCGTTGCCGGCGCCGGACCAACGGGGCGACCTGGCAGGCGGCGACGTTCCACCGGGCGCTGGAGGGGGGCCTGTCGCGGGACGAGGCGCTGGCCGCCACGACACGGCGCTATCGCGAGCTGATGCATGTGGGGGAGCCCGTGCACACCTGGCCCGTGGGGCTGCGGGAGCCGGCGCCGCTGGGGTGA
- a CDS encoding substrate-binding and VWA domain-containing protein has product MGRHSLPDQYGAGGSDPRVRARRRTVAVATVLVLTVAGGAAAAVRSGLLSFGSSCQDDPVRLRLAASPDLAPALSAAARQARAANITSDGQCVAVTVTARDSYKVADALMAGKRSDVQMWVPDSDVWVQRVTANRTATQVTSAGHVASTPVGVAMVPAAAKSLGWPKKTYSWIELAGATLRDDSLKLGAADPARSATGLLALTRLSTAAAGLKDGDTQAAAMMKTLSQRTSDTDGQVLDTLPRDSSGTERGNPKRNQALVLTEQSAFTHNASADGAGDLDMFYPKDGSPRLDYPYTLVDQSHLSTDQSRAAIRFMTYLRQPAQRRLLEKLGFRTGDEAPAAVVARAGGSSPQPYGESAPQPASETAVEEALGMWTITVQSARITTVVDASSSMSEPVRDTGRSRMDVTRTSLLQALATFTPEDEIGLWKFSTKLDGDKDYRVLVPTERLGDRVGNGTQRDRLSAAFSGLEPVPNGATGLYDTTLAAYKAATSSYAKGKFNALVVLTDGVNQDPGSISRGDLVEKLQALTNPERPVPLIVIAVGPDADRQEAEQIARATGGSGHEVSDPSQIHSVILKAIVAAGAQGEQG; this is encoded by the coding sequence ATGGGACGTCACAGCTTGCCCGATCAGTATGGGGCGGGCGGCAGCGACCCCCGCGTACGCGCGCGCCGCCGCACGGTGGCCGTCGCCACGGTCCTCGTGCTCACCGTCGCCGGCGGCGCTGCCGCCGCGGTGCGGAGTGGACTGCTCTCCTTCGGTTCCTCCTGCCAGGACGACCCGGTACGGCTGAGGCTGGCCGCCTCCCCGGACCTCGCGCCCGCCCTGTCGGCCGCGGCCCGGCAGGCCCGCGCGGCGAACATCACCTCCGACGGACAGTGCGTCGCCGTGACGGTGACCGCACGCGACTCGTACAAGGTCGCCGACGCCCTCATGGCGGGGAAGCGGTCCGACGTGCAGATGTGGGTGCCGGACTCGGACGTGTGGGTCCAGCGGGTCACGGCGAACCGGACCGCGACACAGGTCACCTCGGCGGGCCACGTCGCCTCCACCCCGGTCGGGGTGGCCATGGTCCCCGCGGCCGCGAAGTCGCTGGGGTGGCCGAAGAAGACGTACAGCTGGATCGAACTGGCCGGAGCCACCCTGCGGGACGACTCCCTCAAGCTGGGCGCGGCAGACCCCGCGCGCAGTGCGACCGGGCTCCTCGCGCTCACCCGGCTGAGCACCGCCGCCGCCGGCCTCAAGGACGGCGACACGCAGGCCGCGGCCATGATGAAGACGCTCTCGCAGCGCACCTCCGACACCGACGGCCAGGTTCTCGACACCCTGCCCCGCGACTCCTCGGGCACCGAGCGGGGCAACCCGAAACGCAACCAGGCCCTGGTCCTCACCGAGCAGTCGGCGTTCACGCACAACGCGTCGGCCGACGGCGCGGGCGACCTGGACATGTTCTATCCGAAGGACGGGTCGCCGCGGCTCGACTACCCGTACACACTGGTCGACCAGTCGCACCTGTCGACCGACCAGAGCCGGGCCGCGATCCGCTTCATGACGTATCTGCGCCAGCCCGCGCAGCGCAGGCTCCTGGAGAAGCTCGGGTTCCGGACCGGCGACGAGGCCCCCGCCGCGGTGGTCGCCAGGGCCGGTGGCAGCAGTCCGCAGCCGTACGGGGAGTCGGCCCCGCAGCCGGCCTCCGAGACGGCCGTCGAGGAGGCGCTCGGCATGTGGACGATCACGGTGCAGAGCGCCCGGATCACCACCGTCGTGGACGCCTCCTCGTCCATGTCGGAACCGGTGCGGGACACCGGCCGTTCACGGATGGACGTCACCAGGACCTCCCTGCTCCAGGCGCTCGCCACGTTCACGCCCGAGGACGAGATCGGTCTGTGGAAGTTCTCCACGAAGCTGGACGGCGACAAGGACTACCGCGTCCTCGTGCCGACCGAACGGCTCGGCGACCGCGTCGGCAACGGCACCCAGCGCGACCGGCTGTCGGCGGCGTTCAGCGGTCTGGAACCCGTCCCCAACGGCGCGACCGGCCTGTACGACACCACGCTCGCCGCGTACAAGGCGGCGACCTCCTCCTACGCCAAGGGCAAGTTCAACGCCCTGGTCGTGCTGACGGACGGGGTGAACCAGGATCCCGGCAGCATCTCGCGCGGCGACCTCGTCGAAAAACTGCAGGCACTCACCAACCCCGAGCGCCCGGTCCCGCTGATCGTGATAGCCGTAGGCCCGGACGCCGACCGGCAGGAGGCCGAGCAGATCGCCAGGGCCACCGGCGGCTCGGGCCACGAGGTCAGCGATCCCTCGCAGATCCACTCGGTGATCCTGAAGGCCATCGTGGCGGCGGGAGCACAGGGCGAGCAGGGCTGA